One Microbacterium sp. No. 7 genomic window carries:
- a CDS encoding PIN domain nuclease: MAVTSWLIDKSAYVRMQSGQALNIAEWNARIERGLVRISTVTRLELGFSARSGGAGREAFGLPPLSLMPIEHLSPAMEDRAFEVQMLLADRGQHRAASIPDLLIAATAEKVGLTVLAVDKDFDLIAQTTGQRVETLALR, from the coding sequence GTGGCGGTGACGAGTTGGCTCATCGACAAGTCCGCCTACGTGCGGATGCAGTCGGGGCAAGCGCTGAACATCGCAGAATGGAACGCGCGGATCGAGCGCGGTCTGGTTCGCATCTCGACCGTGACGAGGCTGGAACTCGGCTTCTCGGCGCGCTCAGGTGGGGCAGGCCGCGAGGCGTTCGGTCTGCCGCCGTTGTCGCTCATGCCGATCGAGCACCTGAGCCCCGCGATGGAGGACCGCGCGTTCGAGGTTCAGATGCTGCTTGCCGATCGCGGACAGCATCGTGCCGCCTCCATCCCGGACCTTCTCATCGCGGCAACTGCGGAAAAGGTCGGGCTGACGGTTCTCGCGGTTGACAAGGACTTCGATCTGATCGCCCAGACCACCGGCCAACGGGTGGAAACGCTGGCGCTGAGGTGA
- a CDS encoding M1 family metallopeptidase translates to MTSDPYTPQSGDHRLRVDHYALSIDYRVTTNRLSGTAVITGHVVEATSALTFDLVGLRASKVQLAGSKTPFRQSDRKLTVPLPAPLQPGDAFTLTVAYAGAPRPRRSRWGAIGWEELEDGALVASQPTGAPTWFPCNDVPSDKATYRIELTTDPEYTVVVGDVTERSTRKGRRTWVFDSAVPTATYLVTVQIGTYAHKALDLGSVRGELHYPSAIAARVKADFAPLPRMMAAFEDAFGPYPLPAYRVVVTPDELDIPLEAQGMGVFGANHIDGKGGLERLVAHELAHQWFGNSVGVRQWRDIWLNEGFACYAEWIWSERSGGATADAKARGHHARLARLPQDIVVGDPGPDLMFDDRVYKRGALTLHALRLTIGDEPFFRLLRTWTAQHRDATATTADFRVLAETVSGVPLAALLHAWLDRPELPALPGAGDAGGTSEAAPITETILLPSQRGH, encoded by the coding sequence GTGACGAGCGACCCGTACACGCCGCAGAGCGGCGACCACCGGCTGCGCGTCGATCACTACGCCCTGTCGATCGACTACCGGGTCACGACCAATCGGCTGAGCGGCACCGCCGTGATCACCGGACACGTCGTCGAGGCGACCTCGGCGCTCACCTTCGACCTGGTCGGGCTGCGCGCGAGCAAGGTGCAGCTCGCGGGGTCGAAGACGCCGTTCCGCCAGAGCGACCGCAAGCTCACCGTGCCCCTCCCCGCTCCGCTGCAGCCCGGCGACGCGTTCACGCTCACCGTGGCGTATGCCGGGGCGCCGCGCCCGCGCCGCTCGCGCTGGGGGGCGATCGGCTGGGAGGAGCTCGAGGACGGCGCGCTCGTCGCATCGCAGCCGACGGGGGCGCCCACGTGGTTCCCGTGCAACGACGTGCCGTCCGACAAGGCGACGTACCGCATCGAGCTCACGACCGACCCCGAGTACACGGTCGTCGTGGGCGACGTGACCGAGCGGTCGACGCGCAAGGGCCGCCGCACGTGGGTGTTCGACAGCGCCGTGCCGACGGCGACGTACCTCGTGACGGTGCAGATCGGCACGTACGCGCACAAGGCGCTGGACCTCGGATCGGTGCGCGGAGAGCTGCACTATCCCTCGGCGATCGCGGCGCGGGTGAAGGCCGACTTCGCGCCGCTGCCGCGGATGATGGCCGCGTTCGAGGACGCCTTCGGCCCCTATCCCCTGCCCGCCTACCGCGTCGTCGTGACGCCCGACGAGCTCGACATCCCGCTCGAGGCCCAGGGCATGGGCGTCTTCGGCGCGAACCACATCGACGGCAAGGGCGGGCTCGAGCGCCTGGTCGCGCACGAGCTCGCGCACCAGTGGTTCGGCAACAGCGTGGGCGTGCGGCAGTGGCGCGACATCTGGCTCAACGAGGGCTTCGCGTGCTATGCGGAATGGATCTGGTCGGAGCGTTCCGGCGGAGCGACCGCGGATGCCAAGGCGCGCGGCCACCACGCCCGGCTGGCCCGGCTGCCGCAGGACATCGTCGTCGGCGACCCCGGCCCCGACCTCATGTTCGACGACCGCGTCTACAAGCGCGGGGCGCTCACGCTGCACGCGCTGCGCCTCACGATCGGCGACGAGCCGTTCTTCCGGCTGCTGCGCACGTGGACGGCGCAGCACCGCGACGCGACCGCGACGACCGCCGACTTCCGCGTGCTCGCCGAGACGGTGAGCGGCGTGCCGCTCGCGGCGCTGCTGCACGCGTGGCTCGACCGGCCGGAGCTTCCCGCACTGCCCGGTGCGGGCGATGCGGGCGGGACGTCGGAGGCCGCGCCGATCACCGAGACGATCCTGCTGCCGTCGCAGCGGGGCCACTGA
- a CDS encoding SelT/SelW/SelH family protein → MTRPHVTITYCTQCNWLLRASWMAGELLSTFGTDLGAVTLVPGTGGVFHIEVDGEQVWERARDGGFPDAVALKKRVRDAAFPDRSLGHADRAAPPAG, encoded by the coding sequence ATGACCCGGCCACACGTCACGATCACCTACTGCACACAGTGCAACTGGCTCCTGCGCGCCTCGTGGATGGCCGGCGAGCTGCTCTCGACGTTCGGCACCGACCTCGGCGCGGTGACCCTCGTCCCCGGCACGGGCGGCGTCTTCCACATCGAAGTCGACGGCGAACAGGTGTGGGAGCGCGCGCGGGACGGTGGCTTCCCCGACGCCGTCGCGCTCAAGAAGCGCGTGCGCGACGCCGCCTTCCCCGACCGCTCCCTCGGACACGCGGACCGCGCCGCCCCTCCGGCCGGCTGA
- the vapB gene encoding type II toxin-antitoxin system VapB family antitoxin has translation MTNVLIRGLSDAAVERIDAEAAALGLSRNEFLRRRLELEASAAMVATVTADDWNRSAATFGDLADPGVMDAAWR, from the coding sequence ATGACGAACGTGCTGATTCGCGGACTGAGCGATGCCGCTGTCGAGCGGATCGATGCGGAGGCGGCCGCGCTGGGGCTGTCTCGCAACGAGTTCCTTCGACGTCGGCTTGAGCTGGAGGCGTCTGCGGCGATGGTCGCCACGGTTACCGCCGATGACTGGAATCGATCTGCCGCGACCTTCGGCGACCTCGCCGATCCCGGAGTCATGGACGCCGCGTGGCGGTGA
- a CDS encoding glutamine amidotransferase: MTRPKTAVAVRHLLFEDLGILDPLLRERGYDVGYIDAGLDRIDPDAIADADLLVVLGGPIGVGDQAAYPFLRDEIDAIARRVELRRPTLGICLGAQLIAAALGAAVAPTGRAEIGYGPLTLDAAPGNPLAPLGRVPVLHWHGDQFDVPDGATLLASTPGFPHQAFSRGPAVLALQFHLEADHRRIEQWLIGHAHELAAHAVDPARLRADALTHGPELADRSRAVFAAWLDGAESGGAAGAQVTLVGELVCATPDEAATVREHLPRHVALTRAETGCLSFEVVQTDDPLVWRVAERFTGAAAFAAHQERVAASEWGRATTGIERRYTVSGLDQR, from the coding sequence ATGACCCGACCGAAGACCGCCGTCGCCGTCCGTCACCTGCTCTTCGAAGACCTCGGCATCCTCGATCCGCTGCTGCGCGAGCGCGGATACGACGTCGGGTACATCGACGCCGGGCTCGACCGGATCGACCCGGACGCGATCGCGGATGCCGACCTTCTCGTCGTGCTCGGCGGTCCGATCGGCGTCGGCGACCAGGCGGCGTATCCGTTCCTGCGGGACGAGATCGACGCGATCGCGCGGCGGGTCGAGCTGCGCCGGCCGACCCTCGGCATCTGCCTGGGCGCCCAGCTGATCGCCGCCGCGCTCGGCGCGGCGGTCGCTCCCACGGGACGGGCGGAGATCGGCTACGGACCGCTGACGCTCGACGCCGCCCCCGGCAACCCGCTGGCGCCGCTGGGCCGCGTCCCCGTGCTGCACTGGCACGGCGACCAGTTCGACGTCCCTGACGGTGCGACGCTGCTCGCCTCCACGCCGGGCTTCCCGCACCAGGCGTTCTCGCGGGGACCCGCCGTGCTCGCGCTCCAGTTCCACCTCGAGGCCGACCACCGCCGCATCGAGCAGTGGCTCATCGGACACGCGCACGAGCTCGCCGCGCACGCCGTCGACCCCGCCCGCCTCCGTGCCGACGCGCTCACGCACGGTCCCGAGCTCGCCGATCGGTCACGCGCCGTGTTCGCGGCATGGCTGGACGGCGCCGAGAGCGGCGGCGCCGCCGGCGCGCAGGTCACGCTGGTCGGCGAGCTCGTCTGCGCGACGCCGGACGAGGCCGCGACCGTGCGCGAGCATCTGCCGCGGCACGTCGCGCTGACGCGGGCCGAGACGGGATGCCTGTCGTTCGAGGTCGTGCAGACCGACGACCCGCTCGTGTGGCGGGTCGCGGAGCGGTTCACCGGCGCCGCCGCGTTCGCGGCGCACCAGGAGCGTGTCGCGGCGAGCGAGTGGGGGCGGGCGACGACGGGCATCGAACGGCGGTACACGGTGAGCGGTCTCGACCAGCGCTGA
- a CDS encoding AraC family transcriptional regulator, whose amino-acid sequence MIKILNRLVDEVEHRLGDDIDIEALAASMGTTGYHLRRMFSSLAGMPVSEYVRRRRMTVAASDVIGGEDLLTIAVRFGYGSVEAFGRAFRSVHGVSHGAVRRDGGPLRTQPTLRFRLTVEGSSAMDARIIERPAFRLIGHAARVPLIHEGVNPHIQRHIASLPAEEHERLKGLSSADPRGLLQVSADVDPDYREGSELTYLHGVAVDADADAPADLDAIDLDAGAWVAFRSSGPHPAALQEAYAASAAEWFPSNPWRLRPGPSIVTILERAEDFSTATCELWFPVERE is encoded by the coding sequence ATGATCAAGATCCTCAACCGCCTGGTCGACGAGGTCGAGCACCGTCTCGGCGACGACATCGACATCGAGGCGCTCGCCGCATCGATGGGGACGACCGGCTATCACCTGCGTCGGATGTTCTCGTCGCTGGCGGGCATGCCGGTGTCGGAATACGTGCGCCGGCGTCGGATGACCGTCGCGGCGTCCGACGTGATCGGCGGCGAGGATCTCCTGACGATCGCCGTGCGCTTCGGCTATGGATCCGTCGAGGCGTTCGGGCGTGCGTTCCGGTCGGTGCACGGTGTGAGCCATGGCGCTGTCCGCCGGGACGGCGGCCCCCTTCGAACCCAACCCACCCTCAGGTTCCGCCTGACCGTCGAAGGGAGCTCCGCCATGGACGCCCGCATCATCGAACGACCCGCCTTCCGTCTCATCGGCCACGCCGCGCGCGTGCCGCTGATCCACGAAGGGGTGAACCCGCACATCCAGCGGCACATCGCCTCGCTGCCGGCCGAGGAGCACGAGCGGCTGAAGGGCCTCAGCAGTGCGGATCCGCGTGGACTCCTGCAGGTCAGCGCCGACGTCGACCCCGACTACCGGGAAGGGAGCGAGCTCACCTATCTCCACGGCGTGGCGGTCGACGCCGATGCCGATGCTCCCGCCGATCTGGACGCGATCGATCTGGATGCTGGAGCGTGGGTCGCCTTCCGCTCCTCGGGACCGCACCCGGCCGCGCTCCAGGAGGCGTATGCCGCATCCGCTGCGGAGTGGTTCCCCTCCAACCCCTGGCGCCTGCGCCCGGGACCGTCGATCGTGACGATCCTCGAGCGCGCGGAGGACTTCAGCACGGCCACGTGCGAGCTGTGGTTCCCGGTCGAGCGGGAGTGA
- a CDS encoding PIN domain-containing protein: MIVLDTNVISELFRRDPDARVASWLESLDDEVAITAVTLAELLAGVRRMPERRRRAELERAVVAAQRSARHAARSVTRSRHSRSSRSSAGDDRTVDGHEWCDICGDRLWVPSHGFDRCLSAT, encoded by the coding sequence ATGATCGTCCTTGACACCAACGTGATCTCCGAGCTCTTCCGTCGAGACCCCGATGCGCGGGTGGCGTCATGGCTGGAGTCGCTCGATGACGAGGTCGCGATCACGGCCGTGACGCTCGCCGAACTGCTCGCCGGCGTCCGCAGGATGCCGGAACGGCGGCGCAGAGCAGAGCTCGAGAGAGCGGTGGTGGCGGCCCAGCGAAGCGCACGGCACGCCGCGCGGTCCGTGACGAGATCTCGTCACAGCAGGTCGAGCCGCAGTTCAGCTGGAGACGATCGCACTGTCGATGGTCATGAGTGGTGCGACATCTGCGGTGATCGGCTCTGGGTCCCGAGCCACGGTTTCGACCGATGCCTATCGGCGACGTGA
- a CDS encoding toxin-antitoxin system encodes MRDILTKAAQRPNIGVALMHAARSAGGADDLLVPDRDDVARAVNFE; translated from the coding sequence GTGCGTGACATCCTCACCAAGGCGGCTCAGCGTCCGAACATCGGCGTCGCGTTGATGCACGCCGCGCGGAGCGCCGGGGGAGCCGATGATCTTCTTGTTCCTGATCGCGACGATGTCGCTCGCGCGGTGAACTTCGAATGA
- a CDS encoding type 1 glutamine amidotransferase domain-containing protein, which produces MSTRVLLVVTNVDRYETDPEHPTGLWLSELTHAFDLFEKRGFEQTIVSPRGGKSPLEPRSLTFPNLDRSARAWRDDPARMAMLDDTAHPDRIDAADYDAIYFTGGHAVMFDFPGSTGLQRLTREIFERGGVVGAVCHGYCGLLDTRLSDGGHLVAGRNLTGFSWREEVLARVDRLVPYNVEQEIRQRGAHYSKALLPFVSNTVVDGRLVTGQNPGSAKETAAKVAALL; this is translated from the coding sequence ATGAGCACGCGCGTCCTCCTCGTCGTGACCAACGTCGACCGCTACGAGACCGATCCCGAGCATCCGACGGGTCTGTGGCTCTCGGAGCTGACCCACGCCTTCGACCTCTTCGAGAAGCGGGGGTTCGAGCAGACCATCGTCAGCCCTCGCGGCGGAAAGTCGCCGCTGGAGCCTCGATCGCTGACGTTCCCGAATCTCGACCGCTCCGCCCGGGCGTGGCGCGATGATCCCGCCCGCATGGCGATGCTCGACGACACCGCGCATCCCGACCGGATCGACGCCGCCGACTATGACGCGATCTACTTCACCGGCGGCCATGCCGTGATGTTCGACTTTCCCGGGAGCACGGGCCTGCAACGCCTCACTCGCGAGATCTTCGAGCGCGGCGGCGTCGTGGGCGCCGTGTGCCATGGCTACTGCGGTCTGCTCGACACCAGGCTCTCGGACGGAGGCCATCTGGTCGCCGGCCGCAACCTCACCGGCTTCTCCTGGCGCGAGGAGGTCCTCGCCCGCGTCGACAGGCTCGTTCCCTACAACGTCGAGCAGGAGATCCGGCAGCGCGGCGCGCACTACTCCAAGGCCCTGCTGCCGTTCGTGTCGAACACCGTCGTCGACGGCCGGCTGGTCACCGGCCAGAACCCCGGCTCCGCCAAGGAGACCGCGGCGAAGGTCGCGGCACTGCTCTGA
- a CDS encoding BCCT family transporter: MDDSDRKQTTDAAGPVPPLAREATVPARASQAARRVVKEISTLPPRSIHPALVPGVGVEEVPRRFRTDGLVLGIALAFALGFIAWGVLAGDSLAATASTALNWVVDYLGFFFTSIATVILVFMLFVGFSRYGRIPLGRDDEAPEFSMFSWISMLFAAGMGIGLVFWGAAEPLTFFESPPPGTVEAQTLEAMHTAQTQVLYHWGPQAWAFYALVGGAIAYGAFRRGRTPLISSIFAPLLGEDRTTGPLGKTIDIFAIIVTLFGTAASLGLGALQIGHGIEIVSGAGELGNGILIAVIALLTAAFIVSAVSGVSRGIRALSNINAIAAIVLAVFVFVVGPTMLILNVLPAVAAQFIADLPTMVGRSGSQGEATQAFLSGWTIFYWAWWISWSPFVGMFIAKISRGRTLRQFVSVVILVPSVISFLWFAIFGTTAIDQQMNGAGLQVSPPESVLFGVLANLPFPLITSVALILLVAIFFITGADSASLVMGTLSQQGRPDPARWVTVTWGTVVGVIAAVLLVSGEAGSGLRALQNTTIVAALPFAVIMAFMMIAFLKDLRRDPMILRERYARAAVQHSVQAGLEEYGDDFALVPVEYDHSRDNIAWVDEEQVDETLAEVYEAATTGAVEIIPEAAIVLEEEDAGRTDAADAADAGDKA, encoded by the coding sequence GTGGACGATTCGGACAGGAAACAGACCACGGATGCCGCGGGCCCGGTGCCCCCTCTCGCGCGCGAGGCGACGGTGCCGGCGCGGGCGTCGCAGGCGGCCCGGCGGGTGGTCAAGGAGATCTCGACGCTGCCGCCGCGGAGCATCCACCCGGCCCTCGTCCCGGGCGTCGGCGTGGAGGAGGTGCCGCGCCGGTTCCGCACCGACGGGCTCGTGCTCGGCATCGCGCTGGCCTTCGCGCTCGGCTTCATCGCGTGGGGCGTGCTCGCGGGCGACAGCCTCGCGGCGACCGCGAGCACGGCGCTGAACTGGGTCGTCGACTACCTCGGCTTCTTCTTCACGTCGATCGCGACGGTCATCCTGGTCTTCATGCTGTTCGTCGGGTTCAGCCGCTACGGGCGCATCCCGCTCGGCCGCGACGACGAGGCGCCCGAGTTCTCGATGTTCTCCTGGATCTCCATGCTGTTCGCCGCGGGCATGGGCATCGGGCTCGTGTTCTGGGGCGCCGCCGAGCCCCTCACCTTCTTCGAGAGCCCGCCGCCGGGCACCGTCGAGGCGCAGACCCTCGAGGCGATGCACACCGCGCAGACGCAGGTGCTCTACCACTGGGGCCCGCAGGCGTGGGCGTTCTACGCGCTCGTCGGCGGCGCCATCGCGTACGGCGCGTTCCGTCGCGGGCGCACGCCGCTGATCTCGTCGATCTTCGCGCCGCTGCTGGGGGAGGACCGCACGACGGGGCCCCTCGGCAAGACCATCGACATCTTCGCGATCATCGTCACCCTGTTCGGCACGGCGGCCTCGCTCGGCCTCGGCGCGCTGCAGATCGGCCACGGCATCGAGATCGTGAGCGGCGCGGGGGAGCTGGGCAACGGCATCCTGATCGCCGTCATCGCGCTGCTCACCGCCGCGTTCATCGTCTCGGCCGTCTCGGGCGTCTCCCGCGGCATCCGCGCCCTGTCGAACATCAACGCCATCGCGGCGATCGTGCTGGCGGTGTTCGTGTTCGTCGTCGGGCCGACCATGCTGATCCTCAACGTGCTGCCGGCCGTGGCCGCGCAGTTCATCGCCGATCTGCCGACGATGGTGGGCCGCTCGGGCTCGCAGGGCGAGGCGACGCAGGCCTTCCTGTCGGGCTGGACGATCTTCTACTGGGCGTGGTGGATCTCGTGGTCGCCCTTCGTGGGCATGTTCATCGCGAAGATCTCGCGCGGCCGCACGCTGCGGCAGTTCGTGTCGGTCGTGATCCTCGTGCCGTCGGTGATCTCGTTCCTCTGGTTCGCGATCTTCGGCACGACCGCGATCGATCAGCAGATGAACGGCGCCGGCCTGCAGGTCAGCCCGCCCGAGTCCGTGCTGTTCGGCGTGCTGGCGAACCTGCCGTTCCCCCTGATCACGAGCGTCGCGCTCATCCTGCTCGTCGCGATCTTCTTCATCACGGGCGCCGACTCGGCCTCGCTCGTGATGGGAACGCTGTCGCAGCAGGGGCGTCCCGACCCCGCGCGCTGGGTGACCGTCACGTGGGGAACCGTCGTCGGCGTGATCGCCGCCGTGCTGCTCGTCTCGGGCGAGGCCGGCAGCGGGCTGCGCGCCCTGCAGAACACGACGATCGTCGCGGCCCTGCCGTTCGCCGTGATCATGGCGTTCATGATGATCGCCTTCCTGAAGGACCTGCGTCGCGACCCGATGATCCTGCGCGAGCGCTATGCGCGCGCGGCGGTGCAGCACAGCGTGCAGGCGGGTCTCGAGGAGTACGGCGACGACTTCGCGCTCGTGCCGGTCGAGTACGACCACTCCCGCGACAACATCGCGTGGGTCGACGAGGAGCAGGTCGACGAGACGCTCGCCGAGGTCTACGAGGCGGCGACGACGGGCGCCGTCGAGATCATCCCCGAGGCGGCGATCGTCCTCGAAGAGGAGGACGCCGGGCGGACGGATGCCGCGGACGCGGCGGATGCCGGGGACAAGGCCTGA
- a CDS encoding mismatch-specific DNA-glycosylase — MAGRRPARDELARFATEDPQAIDDVLPAPGHPLRLLIVGINPGLWTAAVNAPFAYPGNRFWPSLHRAGLTDHVIDATTGLRPEDEARLVGRGIGITNLVGRATAKASELSREELRAGGTALVARVAELRPAMVALAGVTAFRVAFGQPRARMGEQDATLIPDWPHGVPLWVVPQPSGLNAHETVDSLAARWREVWDAIGG, encoded by the coding sequence ATGGCGGGGCGCCGGCCCGCCCGCGACGAGCTCGCGCGGTTCGCGACGGAGGACCCGCAGGCGATCGACGACGTGCTGCCTGCGCCCGGGCATCCGCTGCGACTGCTGATCGTCGGCATCAATCCCGGGCTGTGGACGGCCGCGGTCAACGCGCCGTTCGCGTATCCGGGCAACCGGTTCTGGCCGTCGCTGCATCGCGCCGGCCTCACCGACCACGTGATCGACGCGACGACGGGGCTGCGGCCGGAGGACGAGGCACGGCTGGTCGGTCGCGGCATCGGGATCACCAACCTCGTCGGGCGCGCCACGGCGAAGGCGTCTGAGCTGAGTCGCGAGGAGCTGCGGGCCGGCGGCACGGCGCTCGTCGCGCGCGTCGCCGAGCTGCGGCCGGCGATGGTGGCGCTCGCCGGCGTCACGGCGTTCCGCGTCGCGTTCGGTCAGCCCCGGGCGCGGATGGGGGAGCAGGATGCCACGCTGATCCCGGACTGGCCGCACGGCGTCCCGCTGTGGGTCGTGCCCCAGCCCAGCGGACTGAACGCGCACGAGACCGTCGACTCGCTCGCCGCGCGCTGGCGCGAGGTGTGGGACGCGATCGGCGGCTGA